The following proteins come from a genomic window of Euwallacea fornicatus isolate EFF26 chromosome 9, ASM4011564v1, whole genome shotgun sequence:
- the LOC136340937 gene encoding eukaryotic translation initiation factor 4 gamma 1-like isoform X2: MSANQKQPATGGPQQRYPTSPYQPIISPHSNSYTGSEAYHNSTGSYVPQTQGPNQGPGLRNIATTGPPNQSSTPPNTDLKVTNIQGQLPQMQFGLNPVRAPPQPFFTSRTGGGPPTQGSRMPNQQHRGQAPMYQSQYVVQPVYLPPQSLYFNQRPPNNLMTPHQPYAQPVFPQSYSGFPQFSSTVSTTVPYQAMYGVFPPQSAPISLTRTTTTPVTAAPPNAPTGSLQNQPLLTQAAAAPATYAKNKQRRSNAIPIIDPNTGQDRLDEIFDSENASHPPTGESSARQTPQPPNDKEIQAAFAKQVAQAISEDKHNTNVEQPPSLHAPSPTEQFPSPLVSTQPLNNSRFDVAHSDLHYNAKEFVLTTASLPSKESTPIVSANSDAAEITLNKKEAESPAKTRKQGHREPKPEIPKEFQPKETDCDSISSIVSVKEESVPVPQTTVVNTQPPIVESSSPIIKETAKENNDKKGAKKPIVSEPKSSEVEHHSPAPVPEVASQNNGKSKNNRNKNVHNQNQNGKPQPLPPQQSPPQAAPAVAVPPPQPPKPNNRSNKSKELNLKGANKEGTDMDAFNDNGPKTEINANVLPQPDVKNVSHDVTNANSISQPIPLTVVHPTLETDKVISETRRKDSNENVTTIKSEPVVANNIPSSVTATAAPVASKPVTKPFDVTSIVKDITPKTVIPPFSIPDNRDETDKAVPNDNVLAKNDVNSKTSLENSKAIVYKPGQWAPDRPDGNKVYDKEFLMKLKTVPASLQKPDNIPESILLDERNRQVGGHLSVGGRTDYTNPPFNNYGGKSGSRSGTLTKRNSQSKMGSRGGDKAPGKTKIISISIRGDIKLHESENAWKPARFTKGEGMTDEEKKTEILYKKVRSVLNKLTPQKFETLVNQVRELQIDTKERLQGVIDLVFEKAIDEPNFSSAYANMCKEIQNMQVSITGTAGDDKKLAFRTLLVMRCQMEFEKQSVDESERNNKLKEIEECSDAERKKELRFDLEEYDRRVRMKSVGCIRFIGELFIQQMLTASIMKRCLQTLLDNKDEESLECLCKLLTTVGKELELKSNDLASIFDEIKKITEGKRQKVSSRIRFMLQDVGDLRDSKWVPRRGDTNPKTIDQIQKEAETEHLNIQVMNMTQPRKDDRGGGPRGSGGGGSRQKGLDDGWNSVGSKSSRQGFTFQAEKIRAMRMPQADEPLGGVNLFSTWGKGVKTAPLNPSPNIYAALDTMDIERRQSMNQKSYAPKGPSVERNQYKMYDGRDSRSGSQHRDSGTPMRTTGPPPSSASMAPPNLVPQPTSMLLQAKTQSYQPEPAPASAVVPLTEEQIERRIRNSLEEFITGSCTTKEYFEDVAPSLPANEYSKIVYESYNYVLEKSQTSRRKTGELFGALLREKHIAEEDFLKGFSELLSLWEDLVIDIPTIWQYFAEDLIALVCEDVLSFSTLRKLLDNLIECNMAKKLLKALFALVVKEKGPNFLQNAWQKASLQLSNFMPAADVKPFVQENNLEFLLGGDSPVCEGSMSYDTIQSKLSEFLQSKAPFDDIVNWISANVGGSVKENRFIRTLATAIFETSISKNKLQPEVLASHSKLIQKYVDANANYELQCLYALQSLVHKLEHPQGLLLAICDKLYEDSTFSQESFIGWEKSTEPSEQEGKGVALKQLTSFFTQLKENEDDEEYSSNSEDA, encoded by the exons ATATCAGCCGATTATTTCGCCGCACAGTAATAGT TATACAGGATCGGAAGCCTATCACAATTCGACCGGGTCGTATGTACCGCAAACACAGGGTCCAAACCAGGGTCCGGGCCTTAGAAACATTGCAACTACGGGGCCACCGAATCAATCATCGACGCCTCCAAATACGGACTTGAAAGTAACTAATATCCAAGGACAGCTTCCTCAAATG cAGTTTGGGCTGAATCCAGTAAGGGCACCGCCGCAACCTTTTTTTACGTCTAGAACTGGAGGCGGTCCACCCACACAGGGTTCTAGAATGCCCAATCAACAGCACAGG GGTCAAGCCCCGATGTATCAGTCACAGTATGTGGTGCAGCCAGTGTACCTGCCTCCGCAATCTTTATACTTCAACCAGCGGCCTCCCAACAACCTGATGACACCTCATCAGCCTTACGCGCAGCCTGTTTTCCCGCAGTCTTATTCTGGGTTCCCGCAGTTTTCATCTACAGTGTCAACCACGGTTCCTT accAAGCGATGTACGGTGTTTTCCCTCCCCAAAGCGCaccaatttctttaacaagAACTACTACGACGCCCGTAACAGCAGCACCGCCAAACGCCCCCACTGGTTCCTTGCAGAACCAACCCCTTTTGACTCAGGCGGCTGCCGCTCCTGCTACCTACGCAAAAAATAAACAGCGTCGCTCGAACGCCATTCCGATCATAGATCCCAACACGGGTCAAGATAGATTAGATGAGATATTCGACTCTGAGAACGCCTCGCATCCACCGACTGGAGAGTCCTCTGCCAGGCAAACGCCACAACCTCCTAATGATAAAGAG ATTCAAGCCGCGTTTGCAAAGCAGGTGGCCCAGGCTATAAGTGAAGATAAGCATAATACTAATGTGGAGCAACCTCCATCACTTCATGCCCCTTCACCCACCGAACAATTCCCATCACCCCTCGTTTCAACTCAACCCCTAAACAATTCCCGATTTGATGTCGCGCATAGCGACCTTCAT TATAATGCAAAAGAGTTCGTGCTTACAACAGCATCACTACCAAGTAAAGAATCGACACCCATCGTATCGGCAAATAGTGATGCTGCCGAAATCACCTTGAACAAAAAAGAAGCGGAAAGTCCCGCGAAGACCCGTAAACAAGGGCATCGAGAGCCCAAACCCGAAATTCCCAAAGAATTTCAGCCCAAAGAAACAGATTGTGATAGTATATCTTCCATAg TTTCAGTTAAGGAAGAATCAGTTCCAGTGCCTCAGACGACTGTAGTTAATACGCAACCCCCCATTGTTGAATCCAGCTCTCCAATAATTAAAGAGACTGCTAAAGAAAACAATGATAAAAAAGGTGCCAAGAAACCGATCGTATCTGAACCGAAAAGCTCAGAGGTCGAGCACCATTCTCCCGCACCAGTGCCAGAAGTGGCATCACAGAATAATG GAAAATCAAAGAACAACAGAAATAAGAATGTTCACAATCAAAATCAGAACGGCAAACCACAACCACTGCCGCCCCAACAGTCGCCACCACAAGCGGCTCCAGCCGTGGCTGTTCCGCCACCGCAGCCTCCAAAACCGAATAATCGGTCAAATAAATCCAAAGAACTTAACTTGAAGGGTGCCAACAAGGAAGGCACTGATATGGACGCTTTCAATGATAACGGCCCCAAAACTGAGATAAACGCTAATGTATTGCCTCAACCTGATGTCAAGAACGTCTCTCATGATGTGACTAATGCGAATTCGATTTCGCAGCCTATACCGCTAACCGTTGTTCATCCTACGTTAGAGACTGATAAAGTAATAAG TGAGACAAGAagaaaagactcaaatgaaaatGTTACGACAATCAAGTCTGAACCTGTCGTCGCCAATAATATTCCCTCGAGCGTCACTGCCACAGCTGCTCCTGTTGCGTCGAAACCTGTAACTAAACCATTCGACGTTACTAGTATCGTTAAAGATATCACACCTAAAACTGTCATACCGCCATTCTCTATACCAGACAATAGAGATGAGACTGATAAAGCCGTACCCAACGATAATGTTTTAGCCAAGAACGACGTGAATAGTAAAACgtctttggaaaattctaagGCGATTGTTTATAAACCAG gtCAATGGGCACCTGATCGACCTGATGGAAATAAAGTCTATGACAAAGAGttcttaatgaaattaaagacTGTTCCGGCCAGCCTTCAAAAACCAGACAATATTCCTGAATCAATTTTATTGGATGAAAGGAAT AGACAGGTTGGTGGCCATCTTTCAGTAGGAGGTCGAACGGATTACACAAATCCTCCCTTTAACAATTACGGCGGTAAATCGGGTTCCAGAAGCGGG accTTAACTAAACGTAATAGCCAGTCCAAGATGGGAAGTCGAGGTGGCGATAAAGCTCCAGGTAAAACCAAGATAATATCAATATCGATTCGTGGAGATATTAAACTTCACGAATCCGAAAACGCCTGGAAACCTGCGAGATTTACAAAag gcgAAGGTATGACTGATGAGgaaaagaaaactgaaattttgtataaaaaagttCGATCTGTCCTCAACAAATTGACTCCCCAAAAATTTGAGACTTTGGTGAATCAGGTGCGGGAGCTACAGATTGATACGAAGGAAAGGTTGCAAGGAGTTATTGACTTAGTATTTGAGAAGGCAATAGATGAGCCAAATTTCTCCTCGGCATATGCAAATATGTGCAaggagattcaaaatatgcag gtttCTATTACCGGAACTGCTGGCGATGATAAAAAGTTGGCCTTTAGAACCTTGTTAGTGATGAGGTGTCAAATGGAATTCGAGAAGCAGTCTGTAGACGAGAGTGAAAGGAACAACAAGCTAAAAGAAATTGAGGAATGTAGCGATGCT GAGAGGAAAAAGGAACTTCGATTTGATCTTGAAGAATACGACAGACGGGTGAGGATGAAGTCCGTTGGCTGTATTCGATTTATAG gtgaattatttatacaaCAAATGTTAACCGCTAGCATAATGAAAAGGTGTCTGCAAACTTTACTTGATAACAAAGACGAAGAAAGTTTGGAATGTCTCTGTAAATTGTTGACCACGGTCGGCAAGGAACTAGAATTGAAGAGCAATGATCTGGcttcaattttcgacgaaataAAGAAGATAACAGAGGGAAAAAGGCAGAAAGTCAGCAGTAGAATACGTTTTATGCTGCAGGATGTAGGCGATTTGAGGGATTCCAAATGG gtACCAAGACGTGGCGATACCAATCCTAAGACCATCGACCAAATTCAGAAAGAGGCTGAAACCGAACATCTCAATATTCAAGTAATGAATATGACCCAGCCCCGTAAAGACGATAGGGGTGGTGGTCCCAGAGGGAGCGGTGGTGGTGGCAGTCGTCAAAAGGGCTTGGACGACGGATGGAATTCGGTGGGTTCGAAAAGTAGTCGCCAAGGCTTTACGTTCCAAGCTGAAAAAATACGGGCAATGAGAATG ccTCAAGCGGATGAGCCTCTTGGAGGAGTTAACCTATTTAGCACTTGGGGAAAGGGTGTAAAAACAGCACCACTGAATCCTAGTCCAAACATATATGCGGCATTAGACACCATGGATATAGAGAGGCGACAGTCAATGA ATCAAAAATCTTACGCTCCTAAAGGACCTAGCGTAGAACGAAACCAGTACAAGATGTATGACGGACGAGATTCAAGGTCAGGATCGCAGCACCGCGATTCGGGCACTCCTATGAGAACCACTGGTCCTCCGCCGTCTTCCGCCTCTATGGCTCCTCCAAATTTAG tGCCGCAACCTACTTCGATGCTTCTTCAAGCAAAAACTCAATCGTACCAACCAGAGCCTGCCCCAGCGTCTGCTGTGGTACCTCTTACAGAAGAGCAAATCGAACGGCGGATACGGAATTCGTTGGAAGAATTTATTACCGGAAGCTGCACGACGAAGGAGTACTTTGAGGATGTTGCTCCTAGTTTACCCGCTAATGAATATTCCAAGATTGTATATGAGAG ttACAATTATGTtctcgaaaaatcacaaaCTTCTAGACGGAAAACGGGTGAACTTTTTGGTGCATTACTCAGGGAAAAACACATTGCCGAGGAAGATTTCTTGAAGGGATTCAGCGAACTCCTCAGTCTGTGGGAGGATTTAGTTATAGATATTCCAACAATTTGGCAGTATTTCGCAGAAGATTTAA TTGCGCTTGTTTGCGAAGATGTCTTGTCATTTTCCACACTGCGCAAGCTCTTAGATAACCTAATCGAATGCAACATGGCGAAAAAGTTGTTAAAAGCGCTTTTCGCATTGGTCGTTAAAGAGAAAGGGCCCAATTTCCTTCAGAACGCTTGGCAGAAGGCGAGCCTTCAATTATCTAATTTTATGCCAGCAGCCGATGTGAAGCCGTTTGTCCAAGAAAAC AACTTGGAGTTTCTGTTGGGCGGTGATTCGCCGGTCTGTGAAGGGTCTATGTCGTACGACACTATTCAGAGTAAACTCTCTGAATTTTTACAGTCCAAAGCTCCATTTGATGATATCGTAAATTGGATATCA gcCAATGTCGGCGGCAGCGTAAAGGAGAACAGGTTTATCCGGACTCTGGCAACAGCGATATTTGAAACTTCCatctcaaaaaataaactcCAACCAGAGGTTCTAGCGAGTCACTCTAAACTGATTCAGAAATATGTCGATGCGAATGCGAACTACGAGTTACAATGTTTATACGCCTTGCAATCATTAGTTCACAAGTTGGAACATCCTCAAG gaTTGTTGTTGGCAATCTGTGATAAACTGTACGAAGACTCGACGTTCAGTCAAGAGAGCTTTATAGGCTGGGAAAAGAGTACTGAACCCTCCGAGCAAGAAGGAAAGG GTGTAGCATTAAAGCAATTAACGTCCTTCTTTACACAACTGAAGGAGAATGAGGACGACGAGGAGTATTCATCCAACTCCGAGGACGCCTAG
- the LOC136340937 gene encoding eukaryotic translation initiation factor 4 gamma 1-like isoform X6, with product MSANQKQPATGGPQQRYPTSPYQPIISPHSNRSEAYHNSTGSYVPQTQGPNQGPGLRNIATTGPPNQSSTPPNTDLKVTNIQGQLPQMQFGLNPVRAPPQPFFTSRTGGGPPTQGSRMPNQQHRGQAPMYQSQYVVQPVYLPPQSLYFNQRPPNNLMTPHQPYAQPVFPQSYSGFPQFSSTVSTTVPYQAMYGVFPPQSAPISLTRTTTTPVTAAPPNAPTGSLQNQPLLTQAAAAPATYAKNKQRRSNAIPIIDPNTGQDRLDEIFDSENASHPPTGESSARQTPQPPNDKEIQAAFAKQVAQAISEDKHNTNVEQPPSLHAPSPTEQFPSPLVSTQPLNNSRFDVAHSDLHYNAKEFVLTTASLPSKESTPIVSANSDAAEITLNKKEAESPAKTRKQGHREPKPEIPKEFQPKETDCDSISSIVSVKEESVPVPQTTVVNTQPPIVESSSPIIKETAKENNDKKGAKKPIVSEPKSSEVEHHSPAPVPEVASQNNGKSKNNRNKNVHNQNQNGKPQPLPPQQSPPQAAPAVAVPPPQPPKPNNRSNKSKELNLKGANKEGTDMDAFNDNGPKTEINANVLPQPDVKNVSHDVTNANSISQPIPLTVVHPTLETDKVISETRRKDSNENVTTIKSEPVVANNIPSSVTATAAPVASKPVTKPFDVTSIVKDITPKTVIPPFSIPDNRDETDKAVPNDNVLAKNDVNSKTSLENSKAIVYKPGQWAPDRPDGNKVYDKEFLMKLKTVPASLQKPDNIPESILLDERNRQVGGHLSVGGRTDYTNPPFNNYGGKSGSRSGTLTKRNSQSKMGSRGGDKAPGKTKIISISIRGDIKLHESENAWKPARFTKGEGMTDEEKKTEILYKKVRSVLNKLTPQKFETLVNQVRELQIDTKERLQGVIDLVFEKAIDEPNFSSAYANMCKEIQNMQVSITGTAGDDKKLAFRTLLVMRCQMEFEKQSVDESERNNKLKEIEECSDAERKKELRFDLEEYDRRVRMKSVGCIRFIGELFIQQMLTASIMKRCLQTLLDNKDEESLECLCKLLTTVGKELELKSNDLASIFDEIKKITEGKRQKVSSRIRFMLQDVGDLRDSKWVPRRGDTNPKTIDQIQKEAETEHLNIQVMNMTQPRKDDRGGGPRGSGGGGSRQKGLDDGWNSVGSKSSRQGFTFQAEKIRAMRMPQADEPLGGVNLFSTWGKGVKTAPLNPSPNIYAALDTMDIERRQSMNQKSYAPKGPSVERNQYKMYDGRDSRSGSQHRDSGTPMRTTGPPPSSASMAPPNLVPQPTSMLLQAKTQSYQPEPAPASAVVPLTEEQIERRIRNSLEEFITGSCTTKEYFEDVAPSLPANEYSKIVYESYNYVLEKSQTSRRKTGELFGALLREKHIAEEDFLKGFSELLSLWEDLVIDIPTIWQYFAEDLIALVCEDVLSFSTLRKLLDNLIECNMAKKLLKALFALVVKEKGPNFLQNAWQKASLQLSNFMPAADVKPFVQENNLEFLLGGDSPVCEGSMSYDTIQSKLSEFLQSKAPFDDIVNWISANVGGSVKENRFIRTLATAIFETSISKNKLQPEVLASHSKLIQKYVDANANYELQCLYALQSLVHKLEHPQGLLLAICDKLYEDSTFSQESFIGWEKSTEPSEQEGKGVALKQLTSFFTQLKENEDDEEYSSNSEDA from the exons ATATCAGCCGATTATTTCGCCGCACAGTAATA GATCGGAAGCCTATCACAATTCGACCGGGTCGTATGTACCGCAAACACAGGGTCCAAACCAGGGTCCGGGCCTTAGAAACATTGCAACTACGGGGCCACCGAATCAATCATCGACGCCTCCAAATACGGACTTGAAAGTAACTAATATCCAAGGACAGCTTCCTCAAATG cAGTTTGGGCTGAATCCAGTAAGGGCACCGCCGCAACCTTTTTTTACGTCTAGAACTGGAGGCGGTCCACCCACACAGGGTTCTAGAATGCCCAATCAACAGCACAGG GGTCAAGCCCCGATGTATCAGTCACAGTATGTGGTGCAGCCAGTGTACCTGCCTCCGCAATCTTTATACTTCAACCAGCGGCCTCCCAACAACCTGATGACACCTCATCAGCCTTACGCGCAGCCTGTTTTCCCGCAGTCTTATTCTGGGTTCCCGCAGTTTTCATCTACAGTGTCAACCACGGTTCCTT accAAGCGATGTACGGTGTTTTCCCTCCCCAAAGCGCaccaatttctttaacaagAACTACTACGACGCCCGTAACAGCAGCACCGCCAAACGCCCCCACTGGTTCCTTGCAGAACCAACCCCTTTTGACTCAGGCGGCTGCCGCTCCTGCTACCTACGCAAAAAATAAACAGCGTCGCTCGAACGCCATTCCGATCATAGATCCCAACACGGGTCAAGATAGATTAGATGAGATATTCGACTCTGAGAACGCCTCGCATCCACCGACTGGAGAGTCCTCTGCCAGGCAAACGCCACAACCTCCTAATGATAAAGAG ATTCAAGCCGCGTTTGCAAAGCAGGTGGCCCAGGCTATAAGTGAAGATAAGCATAATACTAATGTGGAGCAACCTCCATCACTTCATGCCCCTTCACCCACCGAACAATTCCCATCACCCCTCGTTTCAACTCAACCCCTAAACAATTCCCGATTTGATGTCGCGCATAGCGACCTTCAT TATAATGCAAAAGAGTTCGTGCTTACAACAGCATCACTACCAAGTAAAGAATCGACACCCATCGTATCGGCAAATAGTGATGCTGCCGAAATCACCTTGAACAAAAAAGAAGCGGAAAGTCCCGCGAAGACCCGTAAACAAGGGCATCGAGAGCCCAAACCCGAAATTCCCAAAGAATTTCAGCCCAAAGAAACAGATTGTGATAGTATATCTTCCATAg TTTCAGTTAAGGAAGAATCAGTTCCAGTGCCTCAGACGACTGTAGTTAATACGCAACCCCCCATTGTTGAATCCAGCTCTCCAATAATTAAAGAGACTGCTAAAGAAAACAATGATAAAAAAGGTGCCAAGAAACCGATCGTATCTGAACCGAAAAGCTCAGAGGTCGAGCACCATTCTCCCGCACCAGTGCCAGAAGTGGCATCACAGAATAATG GAAAATCAAAGAACAACAGAAATAAGAATGTTCACAATCAAAATCAGAACGGCAAACCACAACCACTGCCGCCCCAACAGTCGCCACCACAAGCGGCTCCAGCCGTGGCTGTTCCGCCACCGCAGCCTCCAAAACCGAATAATCGGTCAAATAAATCCAAAGAACTTAACTTGAAGGGTGCCAACAAGGAAGGCACTGATATGGACGCTTTCAATGATAACGGCCCCAAAACTGAGATAAACGCTAATGTATTGCCTCAACCTGATGTCAAGAACGTCTCTCATGATGTGACTAATGCGAATTCGATTTCGCAGCCTATACCGCTAACCGTTGTTCATCCTACGTTAGAGACTGATAAAGTAATAAG TGAGACAAGAagaaaagactcaaatgaaaatGTTACGACAATCAAGTCTGAACCTGTCGTCGCCAATAATATTCCCTCGAGCGTCACTGCCACAGCTGCTCCTGTTGCGTCGAAACCTGTAACTAAACCATTCGACGTTACTAGTATCGTTAAAGATATCACACCTAAAACTGTCATACCGCCATTCTCTATACCAGACAATAGAGATGAGACTGATAAAGCCGTACCCAACGATAATGTTTTAGCCAAGAACGACGTGAATAGTAAAACgtctttggaaaattctaagGCGATTGTTTATAAACCAG gtCAATGGGCACCTGATCGACCTGATGGAAATAAAGTCTATGACAAAGAGttcttaatgaaattaaagacTGTTCCGGCCAGCCTTCAAAAACCAGACAATATTCCTGAATCAATTTTATTGGATGAAAGGAAT AGACAGGTTGGTGGCCATCTTTCAGTAGGAGGTCGAACGGATTACACAAATCCTCCCTTTAACAATTACGGCGGTAAATCGGGTTCCAGAAGCGGG accTTAACTAAACGTAATAGCCAGTCCAAGATGGGAAGTCGAGGTGGCGATAAAGCTCCAGGTAAAACCAAGATAATATCAATATCGATTCGTGGAGATATTAAACTTCACGAATCCGAAAACGCCTGGAAACCTGCGAGATTTACAAAag gcgAAGGTATGACTGATGAGgaaaagaaaactgaaattttgtataaaaaagttCGATCTGTCCTCAACAAATTGACTCCCCAAAAATTTGAGACTTTGGTGAATCAGGTGCGGGAGCTACAGATTGATACGAAGGAAAGGTTGCAAGGAGTTATTGACTTAGTATTTGAGAAGGCAATAGATGAGCCAAATTTCTCCTCGGCATATGCAAATATGTGCAaggagattcaaaatatgcag gtttCTATTACCGGAACTGCTGGCGATGATAAAAAGTTGGCCTTTAGAACCTTGTTAGTGATGAGGTGTCAAATGGAATTCGAGAAGCAGTCTGTAGACGAGAGTGAAAGGAACAACAAGCTAAAAGAAATTGAGGAATGTAGCGATGCT GAGAGGAAAAAGGAACTTCGATTTGATCTTGAAGAATACGACAGACGGGTGAGGATGAAGTCCGTTGGCTGTATTCGATTTATAG gtgaattatttatacaaCAAATGTTAACCGCTAGCATAATGAAAAGGTGTCTGCAAACTTTACTTGATAACAAAGACGAAGAAAGTTTGGAATGTCTCTGTAAATTGTTGACCACGGTCGGCAAGGAACTAGAATTGAAGAGCAATGATCTGGcttcaattttcgacgaaataAAGAAGATAACAGAGGGAAAAAGGCAGAAAGTCAGCAGTAGAATACGTTTTATGCTGCAGGATGTAGGCGATTTGAGGGATTCCAAATGG gtACCAAGACGTGGCGATACCAATCCTAAGACCATCGACCAAATTCAGAAAGAGGCTGAAACCGAACATCTCAATATTCAAGTAATGAATATGACCCAGCCCCGTAAAGACGATAGGGGTGGTGGTCCCAGAGGGAGCGGTGGTGGTGGCAGTCGTCAAAAGGGCTTGGACGACGGATGGAATTCGGTGGGTTCGAAAAGTAGTCGCCAAGGCTTTACGTTCCAAGCTGAAAAAATACGGGCAATGAGAATG ccTCAAGCGGATGAGCCTCTTGGAGGAGTTAACCTATTTAGCACTTGGGGAAAGGGTGTAAAAACAGCACCACTGAATCCTAGTCCAAACATATATGCGGCATTAGACACCATGGATATAGAGAGGCGACAGTCAATGA ATCAAAAATCTTACGCTCCTAAAGGACCTAGCGTAGAACGAAACCAGTACAAGATGTATGACGGACGAGATTCAAGGTCAGGATCGCAGCACCGCGATTCGGGCACTCCTATGAGAACCACTGGTCCTCCGCCGTCTTCCGCCTCTATGGCTCCTCCAAATTTAG tGCCGCAACCTACTTCGATGCTTCTTCAAGCAAAAACTCAATCGTACCAACCAGAGCCTGCCCCAGCGTCTGCTGTGGTACCTCTTACAGAAGAGCAAATCGAACGGCGGATACGGAATTCGTTGGAAGAATTTATTACCGGAAGCTGCACGACGAAGGAGTACTTTGAGGATGTTGCTCCTAGTTTACCCGCTAATGAATATTCCAAGATTGTATATGAGAG ttACAATTATGTtctcgaaaaatcacaaaCTTCTAGACGGAAAACGGGTGAACTTTTTGGTGCATTACTCAGGGAAAAACACATTGCCGAGGAAGATTTCTTGAAGGGATTCAGCGAACTCCTCAGTCTGTGGGAGGATTTAGTTATAGATATTCCAACAATTTGGCAGTATTTCGCAGAAGATTTAA TTGCGCTTGTTTGCGAAGATGTCTTGTCATTTTCCACACTGCGCAAGCTCTTAGATAACCTAATCGAATGCAACATGGCGAAAAAGTTGTTAAAAGCGCTTTTCGCATTGGTCGTTAAAGAGAAAGGGCCCAATTTCCTTCAGAACGCTTGGCAGAAGGCGAGCCTTCAATTATCTAATTTTATGCCAGCAGCCGATGTGAAGCCGTTTGTCCAAGAAAAC AACTTGGAGTTTCTGTTGGGCGGTGATTCGCCGGTCTGTGAAGGGTCTATGTCGTACGACACTATTCAGAGTAAACTCTCTGAATTTTTACAGTCCAAAGCTCCATTTGATGATATCGTAAATTGGATATCA gcCAATGTCGGCGGCAGCGTAAAGGAGAACAGGTTTATCCGGACTCTGGCAACAGCGATATTTGAAACTTCCatctcaaaaaataaactcCAACCAGAGGTTCTAGCGAGTCACTCTAAACTGATTCAGAAATATGTCGATGCGAATGCGAACTACGAGTTACAATGTTTATACGCCTTGCAATCATTAGTTCACAAGTTGGAACATCCTCAAG gaTTGTTGTTGGCAATCTGTGATAAACTGTACGAAGACTCGACGTTCAGTCAAGAGAGCTTTATAGGCTGGGAAAAGAGTACTGAACCCTCCGAGCAAGAAGGAAAGG GTGTAGCATTAAAGCAATTAACGTCCTTCTTTACACAACTGAAGGAGAATGAGGACGACGAGGAGTATTCATCCAACTCCGAGGACGCCTAG